In Natranaeroarchaeum aerophilus, a single genomic region encodes these proteins:
- a CDS encoding winged helix-turn-helix domain-containing protein, protein MPVLLEDHDPDLNLRPGTTKSDIVAYLYQNPKWGYSPQDLKEALNIPRGTATTTLKRLYDDGYIGKTDDGYYYALSEREDIRRYISSLNQVNRMFGHHRDADATPEKPEKQIGEGRTDEELDAELAELEDGMGDLNE, encoded by the coding sequence ATGCCAGTGCTCCTCGAAGACCACGACCCCGATCTCAACCTTCGGCCAGGAACCACAAAGTCAGACATCGTAGCGTACCTGTACCAAAATCCCAAGTGGGGATACTCCCCGCAGGACCTCAAGGAAGCCCTCAACATTCCCCGCGGAACCGCGACAACCACACTCAAACGTCTCTACGACGACGGCTACATCGGGAAAACGGACGATGGGTACTACTATGCGCTGAGCGAACGGGAAGACATCCGTCGGTACATCTCTAGTCTCAACCAAGTCAATCGGATGTTCGGTCACCACCGCGATGCGGACGCTACCCCCGAAAAACCAGAGAAGCAAATCGGTGAGGGTCGCACTGACGAGGAACTCGATGCAGAACTCGCAGAGTTGGAAGACGGTATGGGAGATTTGAATGAGTAA